A genomic segment from Pelotomaculum isophthalicicum JI encodes:
- a CDS encoding YjbE family putative metal transport protein (Members of this highly hydrophobic protein family,regularly are found preceded by the yybP-ykoY manganese riboswitch (see RF00080). A metal cation transport function is proposed.), protein MSGLLNIPYIQTIGGLLLVWIAVKLLVEKREEEELEASINMLQAIKTIIIADLVMSLDNTLAVAAASKGNYLLLIAGLTLSIPIVTMGSQIIASLMNKFPALVYLGAGFISWTTGEMINGDKRVAPFMYHYVPENLKSLLPAVITALVIFGGWWLKNH, encoded by the coding sequence ATATCCGGTCTTTTAAACATTCCTTATATACAAACAATTGGAGGTTTATTACTGGTTTGGATCGCGGTAAAACTTCTGGTTGAAAAAAGAGAGGAAGAAGAATTGGAAGCATCTATCAACATGCTTCAAGCTATTAAAACAATTATTATTGCCGACCTTGTAATGAGCTTAGATAACACCCTCGCCGTAGCTGCAGCCAGCAAAGGAAATTATTTATTATTAATAGCTGGCTTAACACTCAGCATCCCAATTGTTACCATGGGAAGTCAAATAATCGCTTCGCTTATGAATAAGTTTCCGGCTTTAGTCTATTTGGGCGCCGGCTTCATATCCTGGACGACCGGGGAGATGATTAACGGAGATAAGAGAGTTGCACCCTTCATGTACCACTATGTGCCTGAGAATTTGAAATCGTTGCTTCCCGCAGTTA
- a CDS encoding glycosyltransferase family 4 protein, translating into MRVAIFTDTFIPQVNGVAGNTGRLADALTKREIPCMVLSPDTGYEGGQGYNVYFTRRFSFPAYPECKIALPNYLKMCRQLDLFKPDLIHLVTQFSIGLCGLRYACSTSIPVISSYHTNFPQYLSYYRLAFLTPWVWKYFRWFHNKCLKNYCPSETTMKLLKENGIRNLDLCGSGVDIALFNPNKRSPAFISKIGADNKTILLYVGRLAKEKDLDMLMEAVRVLNNSFQDICLVVTGDGPLTKTLKRNAPENVIFTGYLNGEELAEAYASSDIFVFPSTTETYGNVILEAMASGLPVVAPYSGGIQENLIDKYNGLTCRPRNYGDIVAAVTMLKENDQLREALGNQARTFALKKSWDKILGDLITDYFELVKNNMRKLQ; encoded by the coding sequence ATGAGGGTTGCAATCTTTACAGATACGTTTATACCCCAGGTGAACGGGGTTGCCGGCAATACCGGAAGGCTGGCCGATGCACTCACAAAGCGGGAAATACCCTGCATGGTTCTTTCACCGGATACTGGCTATGAAGGCGGCCAGGGTTATAATGTATATTTTACAAGACGATTTAGTTTTCCCGCTTACCCGGAATGTAAAATAGCATTGCCAAATTACTTGAAAATGTGCCGGCAACTCGATTTATTTAAACCGGACCTTATTCATCTTGTAACTCAATTTTCTATCGGCTTGTGCGGCTTAAGGTATGCCTGCTCGACCAGTATACCTGTAATCAGTTCTTACCATACAAATTTCCCCCAGTACCTATCCTATTACAGGCTGGCTTTTCTTACTCCCTGGGTCTGGAAATACTTTCGCTGGTTTCATAACAAGTGTCTGAAAAACTACTGCCCGTCAGAAACAACAATGAAATTGCTCAAGGAAAATGGTATCCGGAACCTGGATTTGTGCGGGAGCGGGGTGGATATTGCTCTCTTTAACCCTAATAAACGAAGCCCGGCTTTTATCTCCAAGATTGGCGCGGACAATAAAACCATCTTACTGTACGTTGGACGGCTGGCAAAAGAAAAAGACCTGGATATGTTGATGGAAGCGGTAAGGGTTCTTAATAACTCTTTCCAAGACATATGCCTGGTAGTTACAGGCGACGGCCCGTTGACAAAAACGTTGAAGCGGAATGCGCCGGAAAATGTGATTTTCACCGGGTACCTAAACGGTGAGGAACTTGCTGAAGCATACGCCTCCAGTGATATTTTCGTTTTTCCCTCCACTACTGAAACATATGGCAATGTAATACTGGAAGCTATGGCTTCGGGGCTGCCTGTGGTGGCGCCATATTCCGGAGGGATACAGGAAAACCTGATAGACAAATATAACGGTCTAACCTGCAGACCTCGCAATTATGGTGATATTGTGGCAGCGGTAACAATGCTCAAAGAAAATGATCAACTGAGGGAAGCCCTGGGCAATCAGGCCCGGACCTTTGCTCTGAAGAAGTCCTGGGATAAAATATTAGGTGACCTCATTACAGATTATTTTGAATTGGTTAAGAATAATATGCGAAAGTTGCAATAA